The following nucleotide sequence is from Coffea eugenioides isolate CCC68of chromosome 10, Ceug_1.0, whole genome shotgun sequence.
ACAACCCTACGTCCAGGCACCAATAATTAGTGGGTTACTGGCTGAAAATCCTAATGTAGAAGTCCTTAATAATGACAAGGAGCTATCCCATCTCCAAGCCCCCCACAGATGCCATCTTTTAGATGCTGTGGGAccggaaaaaggaaaagatgaaAAGGAAAGGCATATTATTACCtcagaaatatatatatatatatatatatactagtaaaaaaagagaaaagatatcATAGTTTTAGAAGTGCATTATTCTTTTTTCGCTCGTCACTTTCAATGTAAATTTAGAGCTTGAAAAgatctcattttttttatattgatCCTTTGTATTCTTATAAGGCTTTATCGATAATGTGTTGAATTTAAATTCTAAATTTTATACATGTATCAtgtatttaaatttgattttgtgTGCATAGTAGATATAAGATTAattaataaaaggaaaaaaatttaagatgtccctagcattttgtcaaaaaaaaatttcgtcattcatttttaaaatgttAGTTTTACATTCCTTACAAATTCAAGTTAGCAAAATTTGATTCCAACTTTTAGTCTAAAATTACAACTTGACCCAAATGCAGTCATTTTTCTTATGTATAAAAAGATTAGATCTACTTTTTCTTGGGTAAAACTGAATATAGATAGAGTAAAATCTTacttttttaggaaaaaaatgaatACGATTCAAGTTAGATCATACCTTTTCAGCGATAGAAATGAATATCGATTGAATCACTTGTTTAACTACATATAGGATCTAACTTTTTTGCTACTAAAAAAATGATTATGTATGGATTACATAATGGATTCAGGGTAaaaacagtaaaaaaaaaacctagatTTGGACCAAATCTTACCCATTTGACTTTATAACTAATGTAAAGTTactattttgaaaataaaagatgaaaaattcatttgatgaATTACGAAGgacgttttgaatgattttctctcGATAAAAAAGAATCCTTATTTTAAAGCTctaaaaatatgtttttttttttcaactttttacTCCAAGATAAATTTCCCCAGGCTCTTTTATCACCAAATACATCTAGACAAACAGCAACTATATAGTAATAAGAAGACCTCAAAAAGGAAGAGGAAAACATATAGAGACACCGATACTTGTATTTACACAGTAAGTGGTCTTAGTGGTGCGATTACACTGCTAAAATGTAACCCTGCATTTTGGTACATGCAACACATCCTAGTGGCTAGTGATCAAGGCGCTTAATTATTAATACTATTGTATTTCACACTGATGCTAGCTACTAACCACTACCATTCTTCTCACAGTCTCAACCCCCATGAAAATTGTTGGAGATTATTGTAGAAATTCTCTTAATGCGGGCATAATTATCAGATAGGATCCAACTTGGTCCACCTATAACCCCCCCCAACCCAAATAAGGTGCGACTTCTTGCGTTGTCAGGCCATAGGACCATTGCACCCTCTTGGAGGACCTTGCACCTGGTCCATAGCACTTGTACTCCCCGTAGAACACCGTCCTGGAGCCCAAGATTAGGCGTAGCTAGACGCTTGTTCATTTAATCAGCATGTATACCCTTCAGCGGATCAACCACATTAGTTTCCAATTAAGTATAGTAGGATTGATCGATTACCAGAAGGCCGCAGCCAAAATCTAATGCATGAGATATTGAAAACTTTCCAatatagattttttttgtttggaagAGCTGCCCCAGTCATCCCATCCCTGAGGCATAATCACGTTTGACATGTAACAAAGGGCGAATACGACCCTGGAGTAAGCACCCCACGGTCGTCCCAGTAGGGCACTTTTTGCCCCGCTAACTTTACAACCCACAAAGATGAAGCCTGTTTCCTGAGATGGTGATTGCCTACGTTGGGAAGTTATTGCCCCATTTCCTTGAGAAACTGAATGCAAATGACATTTCTGCATAACAAGATTTAGCCGTAGACATTAGACAAACGCTAAAAATCCAGTCCCTGATGCTCATTCCAGTCACGGTTAATTATTACATTTTCCGTGCACATATTTTCCAATCatctttttacctcacatatatcaaatcgttacggtaatttttcttaaaaaatccagaaaaatgcaatccaaacaaaggtACTAGTGTCCCCTTCGATGTAGCAGGTTTGATGCCACTTAGTGTTAAGAAGGCTTTGTTTGGGGGCACAGCAATTTTTTCTTTGTAGGTTCCAGCGTTGACCAGTATATAAACATGGTGGGAATTATTGAACGGTTCAGCATCAATGGCATCTTGTATTCTGCGGTGATCTCCTTTTCCGGACTGGTCGACGTTCATAACAATGCTGGCCGTCGAAGTCCCATTACAGAGAAAGGATAAAAATGTTGAAAAGGAAGATGACAACAGTAGTGTAAACAAGAAGCACCGTTTTTATTCCTGAACGAAAGATCATGAATACGTGTTTGTTTGTACTAGCACTACTAGCTACGCAGGTGAATTATTTATAACTGATGAACTTTTCAAGGGCATTTTGCAGAAAAAGACTCCGGTTCATTGAACCAGGATCGACAATGTTCCATGTAGCCATTCCGTTTATATGATGCCAGAAATGGGAAATAGTCCTTCTTCTTTCAAAAGGACAAAAGGTTGATGTCATCACGTCATGTTTTGCTATATACAATTGAAGCAAGCAAGTTTGAGTACTTGTGGCTTGCAACCATACCATTGCGGGAAAATAAAGGTAGGTTCCCTTGACATTGAGTCAAtaaaccaattttttttaaaaaatgattcCGGTGGCCGCGGGTGGAATCGGAGAGTTCTTTCAGGAGTGAGAGAACAATGAACTGGCCAAGTTCATGGATCTGCAGCGACAGTGGCGATTGGATTGGGAACTCATCAATTCATGGATAGGACTATGCACATTTTCTGGGCTTGGGCTTTGTTTACCACGTGGCCACGTCTTGATCATAGGTCTCTCTCATTGACTCCTTGTTACTAAtactaaaatatttttccagTTCTACCATTTTTTTCCAAGAAACTTGTCGGTCTCCGCATTCTTTCTCAGCTTATACTactgcttttctttcttctgtctCAACAAGAGGGGAGATCAGCAGATATGGATCTTTTACCTACCTAGAGTCGTAATCTTCATCTGTTAACAATGGCGATTTCTTGTTTTTCATTTCGCATTTTCTGCAAGATATATAAGAAGTAAGCTAACTCTGTGAAGAAAACTCGGACAGGATGAAGTTACATTCTTCTTCTTACCTTTGCACAGCTCAAAAACCACTCGAGTTAGCTGGTACTTAGCACCCATAACTAGTTTGTGCATATTTCAAAGAAGATGGAAGCCAGGAGGCCCAGGACAGAAATTTGGACCGAGAAAGATCGACGGAACGCAACTtctgttttttcttcttttttgtgttCAACTTGACAAGGGTAATAAAACTTGATCATCCTAAATATCCTTACAATTTTGCCAACTACACACTAGCTTGTAACTGTGTTAGAGTAAATGCTTCGACCCTTGAAAGTTGAAACTCTTCTccgaaagtttttttttttttttttcttttcttttggttccttttgatttttgtcaaaaaaaaatatgagggGATTGAATGGTATTGATGAACGGCAAAAGAAACTAGTATGAAAGTCCTCTCCGGCACAAGCAGTTGATAGAGTAATCGACATTGGCTTTGAATTCGGATCACTTAGCACTTAATATTTAAAAGTAGTCACTCCACCACATATCAATTCTGTCTGAAATGTCGGCCTTAGCTGGGAAGGCTTCTGTAGAAGACGTGATGATGCACTTCTGGAAGTAGGGACTGCAATTTGGTACATGTCGTTGCTCGCTCAGAACTCCCCCTAATTGTGCTCTAAATTCTGCTATTGATAAAACACTTTTCAAGCTGTTTCCTCTTGGGACATAGCTCCTAACCTCATACAGCGTCGAAGATGCCCGTCAAATTCATGTCACCATCCTTTAAATTTTCTCGTCTGGAAGTCACTTGTCCGCACGTTCCAGTTCGACAATATCTTCAACAGCAGCAATCGGATGGCGGGGCGTAACGAACCACAAGAAAGATGAAGCGAGGAATCAAATAATTTTGGGGTTATCACTTTGGTTTTCTCCCCGTAGTGcacacctttttcttttttttttaaataatttataaGTGAGAGGTTTTGAACCAAAAGTTCCTACTTGCAATTTCTCACGTCTTATCATCTTACTCAATCATTTGACTACTCGTGGTGCACTTTAACGAAGCCATGgtcatttctcttcttttttttttttgatagaatCACTCCGATCAGGATTGGAGTCTAAACATATTTCCGGAATCATAGACAGAGGGTTTCTTGCACATCCAAGACCTTTTGTTCGAAAATGCTCTATCCTTACCGACTGTTCTAATGAATGTTAGCACAATGCCATGGTCATTACCAGTAGGTGATATACACCGAGCTTTTCATTAATCACTTATGGCAaaatctcttttcttttccattttcttgggATCCTCTTCTTTTTGCTCCCCCACCCCCACAATAGATTTGGATAAATACAACTTGGCCCGGCTccttatttttttgtttcacgATCTCAACTTAATTTGATTAGTTTTACATTAAAATTCCTGTCTGTAGACTTCATTGATGGAAAATCATATGAACTACTCAAATGATGATGTGCTATCACAGTCCGTTGATCAATTAAATGGTCCAATTTTTAGTTGATGGTCCTCGCAACAGCTGGATTGATATCATATTAATTTCATTTCTCTACTGAATTTACAGTCATCATCAATTTACGAAGGACACACATATGATTATGAACACTCAATCAATAatatttctttttcccttttaaatGAAGGACCATTTATTAATTTTCCCCTGTATAAAACCTACAGCCCTACAGGCATCGTTATCATCTAAACTTAAATGCAAAAGGGGTCGATTGAGATTGGAAGGCAGCAATAGTAAAATGGATGGAGAGATGCACGCACGTGCGCCTTCGACTCAAATTGACAGCGTATCTCACAGCACAAAGTCGCTTGTCCGGAGAGACCTGCCCGCAATTTGTTTGGTTAACTTAACGTTGTCCGGGACTTGAAAATATGCCCGAGTTTTCACTCTGTACGTACGGGAAGatgtatatatacacacacatatgtaTCTAAAGCGAAGGGAAATTTTAACTACATGTTAGCTAGGCCTAGGCGTTTACTACTAAAAGTATATAGACTTGTAATTAAAGGGGCTGAAAAACAGAAAAGACATTTTCAATTGAGAGTACGTAGAAGATGGTGATCCCCGAAAAGGGCTATCTTATCtatcttttttgctttttatcAGCGGAAAAAAGAGTGAAAGTGGTTTGAAGCTCATTAGAGACGGAGGAGGTTATGAGGGcaagaaggaaaaacaaaagagaaacaTTTTGATGCATGCACGAGAAGTATGTTTTTGGTTGCATTACCAGAAACGTAATTGCAAATTTTTTTGATAATGTCGATGCAATGAACCTTTCCTCAGCTCCTCCTACGTTGCCAAACACTTCAAACCTAAAACAAAAAACTTTTCCATATACAGGTAGGGCAGCAAGGTAAACAAACTTGGCCAATTCACAAGTGCTTTTCAGCTTCACTCCACTCAAAGACAATCGATCAACTCATGTTCCAAATTGGAGTTTGAAAGATATTTATTTCTAATAGAATAGAGTGTGTGATTGAATCATATCAAACAGTTTCAACATTGAGCAGGGAGTGCTAGTACTAACCATACTACCATTATGTGAACGCTGATCTAGAAAATTAACTATTACGTGAATATTACTGTAAGGTAATATCGATTTTACGTTTAAGTAGTGTCGAATTTATACTTTTAGATATCTCATTTCTTGTTCTTGGCTTTAAACACTAATAAGTAAATGTTGATTAAGAATTTGCTGAACGACAACAAGTGTATTTATAAGGAATTGAAATCTATAAGTAGGTAATTGAAATGTCAATTAAGCTACTTAATTCTCCAATCAAATTTTCTCATTGCCAATGATTTgtattaagttgaaacaaaaaaaaaaagttatttatatTGTGTTCTTCAATGTTTAAAACCCCTTCTAGCTCGATTAGATTACTACAAAGTGTGTGGATTAATTAAGCTATTGAGATCCACTAAAGCTTGGCACGGTGAAATCCCTTTGGTCCATAATCAACCACTCCAAATAATCAAGCAATATTGAATACGATCTACAGTGCTAAATGCAGGGGGCCCACGGTGCAGGTGGCGGGTGCAAATCCCGAAAGGACGAACTAATCAAGATGTATGGTACTGGGCCCCGATCCCCAGACCCAACCAATTCCACGTAGCCCATAAAACTCCCTCACCGAACCCACCCTCCAGCGTTAATTTAACGGACGTTCCTTGTAAAAAAGGCCGACCACCACCCCCGCACCCCACCCCAACCACAAACCCAACACAGCCCCCGCCAATCCCACGATTACATGAAGAGCACGTATCCGTCCCTCCATGCTCAAATGACCTTTAACAAGACGTTTTTGGTAGTGGTTCGCGGTGGTTCTTTTCGCCGTATGCTGTGGTGATGGTGGTTACTCTCaagtctaaaaaaaaaaatgtgatttCTATAAAGTATAAACAACTCACATAATAAGCACACCCTTTCGAGAGAGTACTCGTTTGGCATTTGCCAATTTGTTGTTGGCTTTTGTTTTCTCCCAGAAATAGTCATACTTCAATATTTACTTTGAAGTACTATATAATATTCTCCTTTACGTATATTCTTTTTTGCAAACATCGGGGACGACGGGTATCGTAGAAATCAGAAGCTGGGTTGTGCTTTGTGTGTGGGAGACATCGAAACGTGAATGGGTTTTATCTTTAAGTAGAGTAAGCCCCCCTTGGCATCTGCGTTTTCTTATCTTTTTAATGTATAGTTTACTTTGTAAGGGTATGTGCTAATTATTATTGTCTGAATGTGAAAAAGTTGGATCTTTATCTCGTTCTGTCTCTGCATTGACTGAGTAAGATTTCTAATGTGACTGGTTTTGTTGGGctgttgagaaaattttggagcaaaagaaaggattttGAAATGGCAATCACAACTGGGATGCGAAAATTTTGTGATTCCATTTGTTATTTGCACGGCATTATATCAACTACCCTTTTGATTCGCAAGTAATAAGGatttttattttaaagtttGAATAGTTCCTTTTCTTGATTTAAGTACACTGTTTCTTATCTTACAAGCACGCTTGCAGAAGTTGCTAGGTTTCTGAGTTTAATGAACACTACTGGTCACGGTGTTAACTGGAAAAAACTTGGAACTTGAGTGTTTCGCTTGGCTGTTTTTCGCAGGTTGAAGTGTGGAATGTGGTGTTTTGTGCAGGCCCTAAATTCTGTTCGTTGAAAATCTGAACTTTCAGACTCATCTTCAGGTAAAGAAAGGCTGAAAAAAGCTATCATCAAAAGAATCGTggttttgtttttattatttctgATTGGTGATGTCTTGCTGCTTTTGTTATAAATTTTGGGATGCGTGATTGACTTTTACTgattttgaattggattttgtgaaatttgtttGTGTGAAGAAAGATAAGAGTGTTTGGAGAATGTCGTTGAAGTCCATTTTTAGAGAGCTTAGGGGAATAAGCAGTGGCAGAGAGACTAAGTGGAGGAAGCAAGGGGAGAAGAAGTCTGTCCTAGGCTGCGGGAGATCACATATAGCTCCTGAAAGTCCACAACCATCCGTATTTGCAGTTGTTCAACAAAGTCGGTGGGCGAATTTGCCTATCGAGTTGCTTTTTGATATCATTCGCAGAGTTGAGTCCAGTGAGACCTCATGGCCTGCCAGAAGGGATGTGGTTGTTTGTGCTGCTGTTTGCCGGTCCTGGAGAGAAGTAACTAAGGAAGTTGTTAGGACTCCTGAGCAATGTGGCTTGCTCACCTTTCCCATGTCACTGAAGCAGGTAATCCGTCAGCATCAAAAttcttttatttgtcttttgagaTCTGTCTGGTGTATTAGTTTCTAGCACATAGCAAGATTGAAGTACCATCCTGAATGTCCAAGGGCAAGGGTAACTAACAGTTCTTTTTTCTTCTGGGTGCTACCCTTTGTACTTCTATTAGCCTGGGCCAAGGGATTATCCAATCCAATGCTTTATCAGAAGAGAAAGAGGAACTTCGACATTTCGCTTGTATCTTGGATTGAGTCCTGGTAAATGATGCTATCCTCGCCTTAACAATTACTATTATTCTTCTTAATTTAAGGAACTTTATATGATTTGTCCTCCTTACTTTTTGCTTTATTGTGGAATTAACTGTCTTCCACATTTGAAGGATTTATCCATAACCCAATTTTTATtgggctttatttatttttcttagaaCTGATAAATCAGATACTTACAGCATGCCTCCATCTATTTACTACATGAGCTGGTTATTTCGATGTTATAACAGCACTTTCAGGAAATGCTAGTAAACTGTTGTTAGCGGCTAAAAAGATTAGAAGAGCCACAAAGACTGATTTTGTGATATCCTATTCTGCTGATGATTATTCTCGAGCTAATGATTATTACGTTGGAAAGTTGAGGTtggttttttaaaattttcttttctgggTCATCCTTGATTTTTCTCATGCAACTAATTAGTTTCCTTTAATAGGTCCAATTTCCTTGGCACCAAGTTTATTGTGTACGACTCTTATCCTGCATGCAACTCTCCAGTCTCTTCAAGTGGCCAATCACATGTAAGGATCCCTTCAAAGAAGGTCCTGCCAAGGTTACCTCTTGGAAACTACAGTACAGCTTCTATATGCTATGAGCTGAATGTTCTTCGCACAAGAGGGCCAAGAAGAATGCATTGCACCATGCATTCAATTCCTGCATCTACACTTCAAGAAGGGGGTGCTACTCCAGCTCCAGAAGCATTTAGGAATTGCCTGGATGGAGAATCCTCTTCTTGTTCATTTGTAAAAGGGAGTACTCAAGAATCAactttcattaaactccctctgCCCCCAGAATCAATTCAGAGCACTAAGAATCCACTGGTCTTGAGAAACAAGGCGCCTAGATGGCATGAGCAATTGCAATGCTGGTGCCTAAATTTCAAAGGGCGTGTTACTGTGGCCTCTGTCAAGAACTTTCAGCTGGTGGCAGCCATGAATCCATCCGAGATTATTCCAGTTGAAGAACAAGATAAGGTGATCCTACAATTTGGAAAGATTGGAAAGGATATCTTTACAATGGACTATCGATACCCCCTCTCTGCCTTCCAGGCCTTCGCAATCTGTTTAAGCAGCTTTGACACTAAACCAGCATGCGAGTAGTTGTACCATGTTGCTTTTTCCAAAGTTAGTTTTTGTGTGTAAATATACCAAAGGAAGCCTGTTTGAGCCTCGTCTTTAGATAGGACGATTATGTGTGAAAATCCAAACATTTATGTTCAGTTTTCAAATGTATCTGATCCTCGAAAGTGTAAGTTATCGTGATTTTATTTCCCAGAAGTCTGTAATGTTTTCAAAGTTATTGGAGTCTTACATTTTTAATGTTGCAAGTAGGATCTAACTTTAGATAAGATTGGCTAGTAGCTTTAACTGAGTCCTTTTGGGATTGGAGatttatatgtaattttactaccACAGAATATCCTTGTTTATAATGAATTCAACAACATAATGCAGGTAAAACCATATCATTCTGGAACCTATGACATCCTTACTACTATTTACTTTTGTTCGATTTAAAGAATGTCTTCACAGATACTATGAGGATTTTGTTCTGAATATGTGATGTATGCACATATATTTCATATGTATTAGCATGCTAGTATGGTGTTCAGGATATTGCTTGCTCAGAGAACATCAATGTTGTTCTCTTTACTCTTCTCCTTGCAGCCAACACGACAACCATGACGTCGAGGCTTCGCAGCATCCAAGTCAGAATCACTTGATTCCAGAAACAGGCCTCTGAGACATCTTCTTCTGACTGTAGGCTCATGAGTAAGTTTTTGGGAGGGGGTCATGTTGAATTCAGCCTTTCGTGTCTCAATGAGCTCTGGTTTTTGAGACGGCTTCTTTAATTCTGTTGGACAATGCGAGTGAATCAGGTGGACACCAGGATTTCCTTCCGTTATGGATGCGTTGAATAAAATTGAGTTGTTGATACCCTGTGCATTGCTGTTCACATATGCCTCTGATGCTTGATCTTCTTTGGCATTTGAGTTGTCAGATTGTCCATTGAAACTCTCCTCTCCATCAGTTGTTGCTTCGGTACTGTCATCAGGTTTGATCTTATAGCCTCTGCGAATGTGGATTGACCCTTCTTTCTTTGATGTGTCAAAGCCTACATGCATTGATGCTCCCCTATTTTCACCAGCAAGAGTGATTACACTGACTGGCCTGTCATCTATGGAGTGCTTGGAATCCCCAATAGCCATCTTATTAACAAGCTTTGAAATGTCGTCTCTGATCTCTTTGTGCAGGGACGTATGGTCTCCACTGGAGTTCCTTTGTTTCTGTTGACTGTCAGCCAACATGGTTTTGTTTCTTGGATGGGTGGTTggtattttgttttctttaccaTTAGAAGCAGATGTTGCTGTCATCTCCTTTCTGGCAATAGTCTTCTGTGCTTGTTCTGACTGAAATGGAATGGTAGATAGGTCTTTAGTCTGCACTGTCTGCCCCTGTTCCACCTTAAGGTCACTTCCTATATGCCTGGCTCTGTCATGTGCCTTGTCTTTAATGTCTTGCATGACTTCCTTCACCTCTTTGGGTTCCTCTGGTTTCATATCTTCAGAAAATGATTCAGGTTTACCATTGATAGTCGAAGAAGTTGATTTCTGTGTTACAACAGGTGTTTCTGGACCTTCAGTAGTAGTGAACACTTCTGCTGCTATTTTCCCTGATTCTTTTAAAGGCTGCTGTGTCATCTCATTGGGTTGAACACTGGTTTTAATTGGGGCTCGATCTTGAGAGTCATGAATGTTATCTGCAGGGACTGCTGTCTTTGGCTGAAATTCGAGAGGAAGTGATTCGGATACTGCTGATTTTGGTTCTTGTTTATCAGAGGGAGAAAACCCTTCAGTGGAACTGGCAGAAGATTGAGAGTTCTTCTTAGTTGGGCTTTGCTCTGTTTTCAGTGGAGAAGTGAGCTGGGTGGCAGCTGCTGTTGTAGGTTGCCGTTGAGCGGTTGTGCTAGATGGAGGAGGTGGAGATGTCTGGCCTGCCTGGATAGGGGCTAATGAAGGGGACCTGGGCTGTGTGGCTGTTTGGGGTGTTGATGGGAGCTGGGTTGATCTGCGAGATGGAGATGAGGGTAGAGATACAGCTTCTTGTTGAGGGGCTGCATGAGGTGGAGTCGAGGGCTGGGAAGGAGCTTGTGATGGAGTGTCTACACGAGAAAGAGACGCTGGCTGAGAAGGGACTCTGGGTTGAGTGATGGCAGGAGATGGTGATGAAGGCTGCgattcagttctggatgtctgaGATTGAGGAGGAGGGCCCTGTGCTGGGGCTACCGCTGGAGGCCTGTATGGTGGCCTTTCAGGTGCCTGTGGAGTGGGTGTCTGGGTAGGTCTTGTAGTTATCGTAGGCTGGGTAACTGTTGCTCTTTCAGCCGTTTGAGTAGTGGGAGCAGGGGTTGTGGTGGTGCTCGGCTGGGAAGGGATTTGGGTTTCAGCTGTTTGAGGCATTGCGGGGGGAGCGGCGGTAGAGATGGAGGGCTGGGGAGGGGCTTCGGTTGTTGCAGCTGTTTGTGGCGTGGT
It contains:
- the LOC113749200 gene encoding putative pectinesterase 11, which gives rise to MNVDQSGKGDHRRIQDAIDAEPFNNSHHVYILVNAGTYKEKIAVPPNKAFLTLSGIKPATSKGTLKCHLHSVSQGNGAITSQRRQSPSQETGFIFVGCKVSGAKSALLGRPWGAYSRVVFALCYMSNVIMPQGWDDWGSSSKQKKSILESFQYLMH
- the LOC113749960 gene encoding tubby-like F-box protein 5, with product MSLKSIFRELRGISSGRETKWRKQGEKKSVLGCGRSHIAPESPQPSVFAVVQQSRWANLPIELLFDIIRRVESSETSWPARRDVVVCAAVCRSWREVTKEVVRTPEQCGLLTFPMSLKQPGPRDYPIQCFIRRERGTSTFRLYLGLSPALSGNASKLLLAAKKIRRATKTDFVISYSADDYSRANDYYVGKLRSNFLGTKFIVYDSYPACNSPVSSSGQSHVRIPSKKVLPRLPLGNYSTASICYELNVLRTRGPRRMHCTMHSIPASTLQEGGATPAPEAFRNCLDGESSSCSFVKGSTQESTFIKLPLPPESIQSTKNPLVLRNKAPRWHEQLQCWCLNFKGRVTVASVKNFQLVAAMNPSEIIPVEEQDKVILQFGKIGKDIFTMDYRYPLSAFQAFAICLSSFDTKPACE
- the LOC113749959 gene encoding mucin-2-like, with the protein product MPQTAATTEAPPQPSVTITPPPTTPQTAATTEAPPQPSISTAAPPAMPQTAETQIPSQPSTTTTPAPTTQTAERATVTQPTITTRPTQTPTPQAPERPPYRPPAVAPAQGPPPQSQTSRTESQPSSPSPAITQPRVPSQPASLSRVDTPSQAPSQPSTPPHAAPQQEAVSLPSSPSRRSTQLPSTPQTATQPRSPSLAPIQAGQTSPPPPSSTTAQRQPTTAAATQLTSPLKTEQSPTKKNSQSSASSTEGFSPSDKQEPKSAVSESLPLEFQPKTAVPADNIHDSQDRAPIKTSVQPNEMTQQPLKESGKIAAEVFTTTEGPETPVVTQKSTSSTINGKPESFSEDMKPEEPKEVKEVMQDIKDKAHDRARHIGSDLKVEQGQTVQTKDLSTIPFQSEQAQKTIARKEMTATSASNGKENKIPTTHPRNKTMLADSQQKQRNSSGDHTSLHKEIRDDISKLVNKMAIGDSKHSIDDRPVSVITLAGENRGASMHVGFDTSKKEGSIHIRRGYKIKPDDSTEATTDGEESFNGQSDNSNAKEDQASEAYVNSNAQGINNSILFNASITEGNPGVHLIHSHCPTELKKPSQKPELIETRKAEFNMTPSQKLTHEPTVRRRCLRGLFLESSDSDLDAAKPRRHGCRVGCKEKSKENNIDVL